A region from the Lutra lutra chromosome 1, mLutLut1.2, whole genome shotgun sequence genome encodes:
- the EFCAB12 gene encoding EF-hand calcium-binding domain-containing protein 12 isoform X5, whose protein sequence is MFTLCQAGDQGYMGSRTQPLTLQNSQAIGRERLRKQLHPEKYGLCQSKTSGDDETSSKDPIFNPEPVIAHCFKQFKQKAFHQPQSRRRIITLPQNEDPIPINLTTQAQTPPQPISSFKVLGAGDILGQPDDAKTWLSQRLKLRQNLESFGDTEKWLQNKPCLTPSEAKVLNMIQKEHEAHLLACLTPTRATKKSPRPSRRPVPQLRLPKPSALTTLYSYLRSRKIKMLEIFSKVDWGENQRISREEFIAALKAVGVPLKNQEMEDVVIYLSSLGKCNNITTDILANTYKQWSLGEQRSTLSTAREYYRSAKHRGSLQSASKNQVDLAPQPCKMDLLTVPLVDIHMEARPMTLEEMEDVGKRYRERKRQHKLKIPSIQYLERCRLVRSGNKHFDEHCLPSTMHGDMRELVNMSRRDNFLVYLQCHKLCEYYGLPLTEDILMKALLYPGDKIIFQKDQVRPIRQPGGYYSDLKIFSPNLALLKLQGFSEALAKKADKKTLKKVKKIHFKEFEEFTRKLQVKSPRGPQRTHPNFFWPGHLLDKLQLYLPTVAVDRSLALFSCVQPQPHAYSATYHPDHWWPIGNMNYMTYGYYDAPKVYYIN, encoded by the exons ATGTTCACTTTGTGCCAGGCTGGGGACCAGGGATACATGGGCTCTAGGACACAGCCCTTAACATTGCAAAACTCACAGGCCATTGGGAGAGAAAGACTCAGAAAGCAGCTTCATCCAGAAAAATATG GGCTCTGCCAGTCTAAGACCTCAGGTGATGATGAAACCTCCAGCAAGGACCCCATCTTCAATCCTGAACCAGTCATTGCCCACTGCTTCAAGCAGTTCAAGCAGAAGGCTTTCCACCAGCCTCAGAGCCGCCGGCGGATCATCACCTTGCCTCAAAATGAGGATCCAATACCCATCAATCTCACGACCCAAGCCCAGACTCCCCCACAGCCAATATCCAGCTTCAAAGTCCTGGGAGCCGGGGATATCCTGGGGCAGCCGGACGATGCAAAGACCTGGCTCAGCCAGAGACTGAAGCTTCGGCAGAACCTGGAGTCATTCGGTGACACGGAGAAGTGGCTGCAGAACAAGCCTTGCCTCACCCCTTCAGAGGCCAAGGTCTTAAACATGATCCAAAAAGAGCATGAGGCCCATTTGCTGGCCTGTCTGACTCCTACCAGAGCCACCAAG AAGAGCCCCCGGCCTTCCCGCCGACCTGTGCCCCAGCTCCGACTGCCCAAGCCTTCTGCCTTGACCACCTTGTACTCGTACCTGCGCAGCCGCAAGATCAAGATGCTGGAGATATTCAGCAAGGTGGACTGGGGTGAGAACCAGAGGATCTCTAGGGAGGAGTTCATTGCGGCTCTGAAGGCG gTTGGAGTCCCTCTGAAAAACCAGGAGATGGAGGATGTTGTGATCTATCTCAGCTCTCTGGGAAAGTGCAACAACATTACCACGGATATCCTAGCCAACACCTACAAGCAGTGGTCTTTGGGTGAGCAGAGAAGCACCCTGTCGACTGCAAGGGAGT ATTATAGATCCGCCAAGCACAGAGGTTCCCTCCAGAGTGCATCCAAGAACCAGGTGGATTTGGCCCCACAGCCTTGTAAGATGGACCTGCTGACTGTGCCCCTGGTTGACATCCACATGGAGGCACGGCCCATGACTCTGGAGGAGATGGAGGACGTTGGCAAGCGGTACCGCGAGAGGAAGCGGCAGCACAAG CTCAAGATCCCCTCCATCCAGTACCTGGAGCGGTGCCGCCTGGTGCGCAGTGGGAATAAGCACTTTGATGAGCACTGTCTCCCGTCCACCATGCACGGGGATATGAGGGAGCTCGTTAACATGTCCCGCAGGGACAACTTTCTGGTCTACCTGCAGTGCCACAAGCTCTGTGAGTACTACGGCCTCCCACTGACGGAGGACATACTCATGAAAG CCCTGCTGTACCCAGGAGACAAGATAATTTTCCAGAAGGACCAGGTGCGCCCGATCCGGCAGCCGGGAGGCTACTACTCAGACTTGAAGATCTTCAGTCCAAATCTGGCACTGCTCAAGCTCCAGGGCTTCAGTGAGGCTCTGGCTAAGAAGGCTGACAA GAAAACATTGAAGAAAGTCAAGAAGATACACTTTAAGGAGTTTGAGGAGTTCACCAG GAAGCTGCAAGTGAAGAGCCCCAGAGGTCCACAGCGAACTCACCCCAATTTCTTCTGGCCGGGGCACCTCCTGGACAAGCTGCAGCTCTACCTGCCCACTGTGGCTGTGGACCGGAGTCTGGCACTCTTCAGTTGTGTCCAACCCCAGCCCCATGCCTACTCAGCCACCTACCACCCTGACCACTGGTGGCCCATTGGGAACATGAACTACATGACCTATGGCTATTATGATGCCCCCAAAGTCTACTACATCAACTAG